Genomic window (Pseudomonas sp. MM211):
CGGAGGATTTCGTTGAAGTTGCGCCCAGTGCTCGCCGGGTAGGTGATGGTCAGGCGAACCTTCTTGTTCGGGTCGATGACGAACAGCGAACGCACGGTCAGGGTGTCGTTGGCATTCGGGTGAATGAGGTCGTAGAGCTCGGAAACCTTGCGGTCGGCATCGGCCAGGATCGGGAAGTTGACCGCGGTGTTCTGGGTCTCGTTGATGTCGTCGATCCACTTCACATGGGAGTCCACCGGGTGCACGGACAGGGCGATGGCCTTGAGGTTGCGCTTGGCGAATTCGTCTTTCAGCTTGGCGGTGAAGCCCAGCTCGGTGGTGCACACCGGCGTGAAGTCCGCCGGGTGGGAAAACAGGATGCCCCACTGGCTACCCAGCCACTCGTGGAAGCGGATACGGCCTTCGCTGGAGTCCTGTTCGAAGTCAGGGGCGATGTCGCCAAGGCGGATGCTCATGCTGTGTGCTCCTCAAGTGAGTCGTTGCGTGGCGCTCACTATGCTCAGGAACACAGAATATTAAAAAGAATAAATAATGATTTATTTATAACCAAATAAACAAACGCGCCGCCAGACGTGTCGGCGCCTCGTCAACGGTGGGCCTGTCCAGCGAGATGGCCCTATCCGAGCACACGCGCCGGGTTACCTGCGACCTTCGCTCCGGCAGGTACATCGCGCGTGACCACACTGCCGGCACCGATCAGCGCGTCGTCACCGACAGTCACTCCCGGAAGGATCAGCGCCCCAGCGCCAATCCAGACGTTGCGACCAATGCTCACAGGCCGGCCGAACTCCAGACCGGACTCGCGCTCGGCGGGAGCACGCGGATGATCCGCGGTGAGTATCTGCACGCCGGGGCCGATCTGGGTCTTGTCGCCGATGCTCACGGCCACTACGTCGAGGATCACGCAGTTGAAGTTGATGAACACCTCATCGCCCAGCGTGAGATTGAAACCGTAATCGCAGTGAAACGGCGAACGCACCACCACGCCCCTGCCAATGCTCGCCAGGCGCTCGGCCAGCACCTGGGTGCGCTCGGCCGGCGATAGGCCCAAGTTGCCGTTGTAGCGCGCCAGCCAGGCAATGGTGGCAGCGCTTTCGGCTTGCAGTTCAGGATCGCTGGCCAGATAGAGCTCACCGATGAGCATTTTGTGTTTTTCACTGAGTGTCATGGCGCGTTGCCCCTTCACGAATGTTCAGTAAAGAACGCCCGGGACAGGCATGGGTTCCGGCGATCGGACAAGGCGGTCTTTGCAAATCAATTCGCGGCACATCAACGGCGGAGAATTGCCGGGATAGAGGCGTGGCAAAAAGCAGGCAAAAAAAACCGGGCAGATGCCCGGCAAGATTCCACCACGAGGAATGGAAGCACGCGATAGGAGCGGCGAACCGCCGTCGCGCTGAGCACCCGCAACCGGAGATGGAGGCAGGCAGGCTCGAATAAAAAAGGCGAGGGAAGCAATGCTTCGCCCCGCCCGAAAAACCTTACAGAAGCGGCAGGCTGTAGCTGACGATCAGGCGGTTCTCGTCGGCGTCGGTGGCGTTGTTGCCACGCAGCGAGGCATTACGCCAGGAGAAGCCCAGGCCTTTGAGCGAACCCTGCTGAACGGCGTAATCCAGACGGAAGTCGCGCTCCCACTCTTTGCGATCGCCATCGGCTGCATCGATATTGTCGCCTTTCAGGTAAGTGACAACAGCTTTCAGGCCTGGCACGCCAACGGTACCGAAGTCATAGCCATACTCGGCCAGCCAGGTGCGCTCGCCGGCACTGGCGAACTTGCCGATCTGACGGTCGGTGATCAGGTAGGAGCTGGAGCCGTCACCCTGATTGAGGAACGGGAAGGCGCTATCACCGGAAACCTGCTGATAGCCAGCGCTCAGGGCGTGGCCGCTCAGGCTGTAGGTGAACAGGGCGCTCCAGGTTTGGTTGTCGACTTCACCGCTCTTGGTGTCGCCCGCTGCCCAGTAGCCGCTGCTTCGGTAGCCTTCGTTACGACCCGCCAGGCTGCCGTTCTTGCCATCGGAGCCACTGTTGAAATAACGCAGGTCGCTCTTCAGGTTACCGGCCGGCAGAGCCAGGTTATGCACCAGACCCAGGAAGTGTTGCTTGTAGAAATCGTCCAGGTTGCCGTAGTAGTACTGAGCGGTCAGATCCTTGGTGATCTTGTAGTCACCACCGGCGAAGTAGAACTTGTTGGTGTCGGCAATCGGGGTACCAACGGGGGTGCCTGTCGGGCGAGCCGCGCCACCAATACGCAAGCCAACGTCATCGGTAGAGGAACGGGTCTTGGTGTGTTCCAGCTGACCGGCAGTCAGGGTCAAGCCGTCGATCTCGTTGGAGATGACCTGGCCACCGTTGAACAGTTGCGGCAGCAGACGACCATCGTTGAAGGTCACGACCGGCAGCTTCGGCTGCAGGGTGCCTACGCGCAGTTCGGTTTTCGAGAGGCGGAACTTGGCGGTGGCGCCAGCCTTGCTGTAATCGTTAGCTGCGCTGCCGTCGCTTTCCAGCGGGAACAGGGCACCTGGGGTGCGATCACGACCAGCTTTGGTGTTCTTGCCACCCGAATCCAGACGCAGGCCATACAGGCCGATCACGTCGACGCCAACGCCAACGGTGCCTTGAGTAAAGCCAGACTGGTAATTGAAGATGAAACCCTGGCCCCACTCATTCGCTTCGCCAGTGTTGTCAGCGGTGTTCTTGGTATTCAGGTCGTAATAGAAATTGCGCAGATCGAGTTTGGCGGTGCTGTCTTCGATAAAGCCAGCAGCGTTGGCCTGCTGCGCCAGCGTGGCGATCGTGACAGCCAGGGCCAGGGTGGATTTATTCATGGGTGATGCTCCAGGGGCATGGGTCGTAAGCTGGCTCGGGCCAGACTCGTAGGCGCTACTTATTGGCAGGTGCAAGGCTAAGCCAAGGCGGATAAAACAAAAAAGAATCAATAATTACTAACAAATTACTTTTTCGAATATGCACTTCAGCCTGATTGCGGCCCGCGTCTGTTCGACGCATGGCTCAAGCGCGGGTCACGTGGCGAAAGAAGAATGTTTGCAAAAAGTTGCGAAAGTTCCGGTACGCGTCTCAGAACAGCTCGAGCTGACCACCGATCAGCGCCGTGAAGTCGTCATCCACGAATGGCAGGATGGCGTCGGCCACCGGCTGCAACTGCTTGCTCAGGTAATGGCCGTAATCAATGGGAGCGCGGCGTAGCTCAAGGGGCTCAGGGCCAGCCACGCTCATCACGTAACTGATCCAGCCACCGCTCTGGTATTGGCGAGGGCGTCCCTGCTCATCGTTGTGGGCATCGGCCAGGCGGGCAGCCCGCACGTGCGGCGGTACGTTGCGCTGATAGTCATCAAGCCTTCGGCGTAGACGCTTGCGGTACACCAGTCGCTCGTCGAACTCGCCATCCAGGGTGCTTTGCACGTAGTCACGCACGTAATCCTGATAGGGCTGACGCTTGAAGATGCGCAGATACAGCTCCTGCTGAAACTGCCGGGCCAACGGCGACCAGTCGCTGCGCACCGTCTCCAGGCCTTTGTAGACCATCTCCTCGCGGCCATCGGCCTGGCGGATCAGCCCGGCATAGCGCTTCTTGCTGCCCTCCTCCATACCGCGAATGGTCGGCATCAGAAAGCGGCTGAAGTGGGTTTCGAACTGCAGCTCCAGGGCACTCTGCAAGCCGAACTCGGTCTGCAGATGCTCGCGCCACCAGGCGTTGACCCGCTGCACCAGGCCGCGGCCGATCTGTTCGGCGTCGCTCTCGGAATGGGCGCTGCGCAACCAAACGAAGGTGGAGTCGGTGTCGCCGTAGATCACCGCGTGCCCTTCGGCCTCGATCAGCTCGCGCGTACGGCGCATCACTTCATGGCCGCGCAGGGTAATGGACGATGCCAGGCGCGTATCGAAGAAACGGCAACCGCTGGAACCCAGCACACCATAGAAGGCGTTCATGATGATCTTCAGTGCCTGGGAGAGAGGCGCGTTGCCTGCCCGCTTCGCGGCTTCCCGGCCTTGCCACACGCGCTCGACGATGGCCGGCAGACAATGCCGAGTACGCGAAAAGCGCGCACCGCGAAAACCGGGCACCGAATGTTCATCTTCGGTTTGCCGCAGCCCCTCGACCAGCCCCACCGGGTCGATCAGAAAGGTACGGATCAGCGACGGATACAGGCTCTTGTAATCCAGCACCAGCACCGACTCGTAAAGCCCCGGCCGCGAATCCATGACGAAGCCGCCCGGGCTGGCTTCCGGCGGACGCTCGCCTTGGTTGGGTGCCACGAAACCTTGTCGATGCATCAGCGGCATATACAGGTGGCTGAACGCGGCGACCGAACCACCGCTGCGATCCACCGGCAGGCCGGTGACCGTGGCCCGTTCGAGGAGGAAGGTGAGCAGTTCGGTCTTGGCGAAGATGCGCGTCACCAGCTCGCAGTCCTTGAGGTTGTAGCGGGCCAGGGCCGGCTTGTCCTCGGCGAACATGCGGTTGATCTCGTCCATACGCTGGTAGGGGTTGTCGATCGCCTTGCCCTCGCCTAGCAGTTGCTGGGCGACGCTTTCCAGGCTGAAGGACTGAAAACTCCAGGTGGCCGAACGCAAGGCTTCGATGCCATCGATGATCAGCCGGCCCGGCGCGCTGGCGAAGAAATGCTGCTTGGAACCATGCTCGCGCCAGTTCAGCACTTCGCCGCCGCGGCCAAGGCGCAGCGGCACATGCAGACGCTGGGCATGCTCGTGCAGCACGCGCAGGTCGAACTGCACCACGTTCCAGCCGATGATGGCGTCCGGATCGAAGCGCTCCAGCCAAGCATTGAGCGCCTCCAGCAACTCGGCGCGGCTATCCAGATAAGCGAGATCGAAGTCGACGTCGGCGTCACCATTCGGCGGCCCGAGCATATACACCTGGCGCTGGCCACAGCCTTCCAGGGCGATGGAGTACAGCTCGCCGCGGGCGGTGGTTTCGATATCCAGGGAAACCAGCTTGAGCTGCGGACGATAGTCCGGCGCCGGCTTCAACTGCGCATCGATCAGTACGCCCTCCTGCGTTGGCGTACCGCCGAACAGCACGGGAGCGGTGATGAAGCGCTCCATCAGGTAACGCTCAGGCGGGCGAATATCGGCCTCGTAGACATCCACACCGGCCTGCCGCAGGGTCTGTTCGAGCTGAATCAACGGGCGCTGCTGGCGGCAATACACGCCGAGCACCGGCCGCTGATGGAAGTCGCGCAACTGCAACGGGCGCAGTTCGAAATCCGCCTCCTTGGCCAACAAGGCCTCGGCACGCGCGCGCTGCTCGACGGGAATGAAGGCCACCGACGTTTGCGGCGGCAGGCGGACGAGACGCGGGCCGCTGTCGGTCGACAGCCAGAATTCCACCTGGGTACCAGCCGGCGTGTCGCGCCAGTGCCGGGTCAGGACGAAGCCCTGCTGTAGATCCACCCTGTCACCTCAAATCCTGTTCAGGGTGCGATGTTATCGCGCATCGTCACGGCCCGCGCGCAATGCGGTTAAATAGGCACCCACGTTCTGCGGAGGCCCGTCATGCCCCTCGACCCCGATCAGTTGCAACAGATCACCAGCCGCACGCTGGCTCACTACCAGGCCAGCGCCGAAGGCTTCCGCGAGGGCACCCGCGACCATGACGTCAGCCAGAACATCGAAGCGCTGCTGCGCCACATCGACACAGCCGCGCCCCTGAGCATTCTCGACTTCGGTTGTGGCCCTGGTCGTGACCTGCGCACCTTTGCGGCTCTCGGTCATCGCCCGGTCGGGCTCGACGGCTGCCCGCAGTTCGTCGCCATGGCCCGCGCCGACAGTGGCTGCGAGGCCTGGCAGCAAGACTTTCTCGCCCTGGATCTGCCGGCAGAACGCTTCGACGGTATCTTCGCCAACGCCGTGCTGTTCCATATTCCGAGCCAGGAGCTGCCACGGGTGCTCAGGGAACTTCGTGCCAGCCTGAAGCCAGGCGGCGTACTGTTCAGCTCCAACCCCAGAGGCGACAACCAGGAAGGCTGGAGTGGCGAGCGCTACGGCGCCTGGTATGACCTGGAAAGCTGGCGCCAACTGCTCACGGGCGCCGGCTTCGACGAGCTGGAACATTACTACCGCCCAGCTGGCCTGCCACGCGAGCAACAACCCTGGCTGGCGAGCGTATGGCGCCGCTGCGATGCCTGACTCGGTGACTGCTATAAGGCAGAAGCGGACGGTGGATGCAGAGCTTTCTTTTTGTAGGAGTGGCTTTAGCCGCGAGCTCTTTACGCCTAGCTAGGCAAAATCGAGGCTAAAGCCTCTCCCACAAAAGCTCTGCTCACCGTCCGCTTCCGCCACTTCACAGTCTAAATTTCCACCTGCGTACCCAGCTCGATCACCCGATTCACCGGCAGGCGGAAGAAGCCCAGGGAGCTGCCGGCGTTCTTCTGCAACACGGCGAACAGCCGCTCGCGCCACATCGCCATGCCGATTCGCTCGGAAGGAATCACCGTCTCCCGGCTGAGGAAGTAGGTCGTGCGCATTGGCGGACAATCCAGCCCCTTCTCGCTCAGCTGCGCCAATGCCTGGGGAATGTCCGGCGCCTCGAGGAAGCCGAAGCGCAGGCGCACACGGTAGAAACCCTGGTCATAGGCATCGAGTTCGAAGCGCTCGGCCAACGGCACCCGCGGGCGATCCTCGTAGAGCACGGTGAGCAGCATCACCCGCTCGTGCAGCACCTGGTTGTGCAGCAGGTTGTGCAACAGCGCGTGGGGCACCACATCCACCCGGCTGGTCAGGAACACAGCCGTGCCGGCGACTCGATGGGGCGGCTGCAGGGCAATGCTGGCGATGAAATCGCGCAGCACCAGCGCATGTTCGTCGAGGCGTTCGAGCACCAGTTGGCGGCCACGTTTCCAGGTGGTCATCAGGCCGAACAGCAGGATGCCGACGATCATCGGCACCGCACCGCCGCCGAGGATTTTCGGCACGTTGGCGGCGAAGAACACCCCGTCGACCAGCAGAAAAACAGCCAACAGCGGCACGGCCAGCATCTTCGGCCAGCGCCACAGCAGCAGGATCACTGCCGACACCAGCAACGTGGTGCACAGCATGGTGCCCGTCACCGCCACCCCATAAGCGCCGGCCAGGCCGCTGGACGACTGGAAGCCGATCACCAGCAACACCACGCCGATCAGCAGGAAGCCGTTGATCAGCGGGATGTAGATCTGCCCCTGCTCGGCGCTGGAGGTGTGCAGGATCTGCATGCGCGGCACGTAGCCGAGCTGGATCGCCTGGCGAGTGACCGAGAAGGCGCCGGTGATCACTGCCTGGGAAGCGATGATGGTGGCCAGGGTCGACAGGCCGATCAACGGGATCAGCGCCCAGGACGGCGCCAGCAGATAGAAGGGGTTGCGCACTGCATCGGGGTCGCTGAGCAGCACTGCGCCCTGGCCAAAATAGTTGAGGATCAAGCCGGGGAAGGCCAGGAACAGCCAGGCATGCACGATGGGTCGGCGACCGAAGTGGCCGAGGCCCGCGTACAGCGCTTCGGCGCCCGTGATGGTCAGCACCACCGCGCCCATCACCGTCACCCCGAGCAGCGGATTGACGATAAAGAACTCCAGCGCCCAATAGGGGTTAAGCGCCAGCAGCACTTCCGGCCGCTGCACGATGCCATGCACGCCCAGCGCACCGAGCACCACGAACCAGATCACCATTACCGGCCCGAACAGATAGCCGATGCGCGCCGTACCGTGGCGCTGCAACAGGAACAGCGGCACCAGAATCAGCAGCGCCACGGGCACCACCCAGTGGTCGATACCGTCGACCACCAGGCCGACACCTTCCACAGCGGAGAGCACCGAAACAGCTGGCGTGAGCATGCTGTCGCCGTAAAACAGCGCGGCGCCGAACAGGCCGAGCATGATCAGTACCGTGCGCAGCCGCGGGTAGCTGGCCGCCGCGCGCTGGGCCAAGGCGGTAAGGGCCATAATGCCGCCCTCGCCGCCGTTGTCGGCGCGCAGGATGAACATCACGTATTTGACCGTGACCACCAGCGTCAGCGACCAGAAGATCAGCGACAGGATGCCCAGCACGCTGGCCTGAGACAGGCCGACGCCGTAGTGCGGTGAGAAAATTTCCTTGAGCGCGTACAGCGGGCTGGTGCCGATATCGCCATAGACGATACCGACGGCGCCGATCAGCAGCGCGATGGGTGAGGTGCGAGTGGTGGTGCTCACGTTGTGAGGTATCCCTTGAATGACGATGCCCCAGGTATACGCCGCGTTTGCGCGCTGATCAGCCTTGCACCGCTGACTTTTACGGCATTTTTACGCGGCGCCACGCTTCTTTACGCCAACCTTGCACGGCGCCATGATCTGTCCACGCCATGCACCGGAAAACCACCATGCCCTCCGCAGCCGACCGCCTCACCAGCCGACCGCTCGCGCCACCGAGCGATTACCTGCTGGCCATCCTCGCGGCCTTGTCGGGCTCGCTGCTGGCCTTGGCCGTTTCACGCTGGCTGGATCTGCCGAATATCTCCCTGGTGTTCCTCGCCGTGGTGCTCCTGGTGGCGGTCCGCAGCAGCGTCGGCCCGGCGTTGCTGTGCGCGCTGCTGTCATTCGCCGCTTACGGTTTTTTCTTTCTGCCGCCCACCTGGTCGGTGGTCGTGCACCGTGAACAGGACGTGCTCACGCTGATGTTCTTCCTGTTGATCGCCTTGCTGACCGGCAACCTGGCCGCCCGCCAGCGCCAGCAGTTTCGTGACCTGCAAGTGGCCCAGCGGCAGACCGAAAGCCTGCTGACCTTCGCCGAACGACTGTCCAGCGCCCAGGATCAGCGCGACCTGCTCGCTGCCATGCACAGCCAGCTGGACTTGCCGGCCGAGCGCTTATGCCTGCTCAGCCGCGACGCGCAAGACCAGTGGCAGCAGGCCGATGGCAGCCCATTGCAACTCAGTGAGCTGGAGCGCATCAGCGCCGAACATGCCTGGCATAACCGCCACCCGCGCGGTTACGACAGCCACAGCCTGACTCATCCGCACTGGTGGTGGTGGCCGTTGATGGACGGCGACCAGCCCCTGGCGCTGCTGGGCATGCGCACCGTGCAGGGCGACCCTCCGGCAGGCGAGCAACGCCAGTTGATCGGCGTACTGCTGCCGCTGCTGGCCCACGCCCTGGCTCGCGTGCAGCTTGTCGAAACCCTGGGGCACACGCGCCTGCAGCATGAAACCGAGCGGTTGCGCAGCGCCCTGCTCGCCTCGGTGTCCCATGATCTGCGCACGCCGCTGACCGCCATGCGCGGCAATATCGAAACCCTGCAGCTGTTCATCGACAGCCTGGACAAGGCAACCCGCGACGACCTGCTGCAAAGCACGGCTAGCGAAGCCTCGCGCCTGGATCGCTATATCCAGAACCTGCTGGACATGACCCGTCTCGGCCACGGCGGCCTGCACCTGGAATGCGACTGGGTGGCCGCAGGCGACCTGCTCGCCGCCGCCGTGCAGCGCCTGCAGCCGGTGTTGCAAAGCCTGCACGTGCGACTCGAAGTGCCCACCGACATGCCGTTGCTACGGGTGCAGGGCGCATTGATCGAGCAGGCACTGGTCAACGTGCTGGATAACGCGGCACGCTTCTCACCGCTGAACGGGACTATCGACATCAAAGCCAGCCATGACGGCGAACACCTGTACTTCACCATCAGCGATCAGGGCCCAGGCATTCCAGCTGACGAGCAGGCGCACATATTCGACCTGTTCTACACCGCCGCCCGTGGCGATCGCGGCGGCCAGGGCACCGGCCTGGGCCTGGCGATCTGCCTGGGCATGCTCAACGCCCACGGGGGCACCGCGAGGGTTGATTCAACGCCGGGCAAGGGCACGACCATGATTCTGCAACTTCCACTGCAACGGCCCGATGAGGGCAGCAACCATGACTGAAGCACGCATTCTGCTGGTCGACGACGAGGCGGCGATTCGCAAATTCCTGCGTATCGGCCTGCAGGCCCATGGCTACCAGGTACTGGAGGCCGACTGCGGGGAAGCCGCCCTGCGTCTGGCGGCGCTGGAACAACCAGATCTCGTGGTACTCGACCTCGGCCTGCCCGACATGGACGGCCAGGAAGTGCTGACGCGGCTGCGCGAATGGTCGAGCGTACCGGTGCTGGTGCTCTCGGTACGAGCCGGAGAAAAGGACAAGGTGCAGGCCCTGGATAGCGGTGCCAACGATTACGTCAGCAAGCCTTTCGGCGTGCAGGAATTCCTCGCCCGTGTGCGCGCCCTGCTGCGCACCCGCCCCGCCAGCGAAAAGCCCGCGGCGGCGCTGGTCAGCGGCGGGCTGCGGGTCGACTTCGCGTTTCGCCGGGTTACCCTGGCCGAGCAGGAAATCAGCCTGACCCGCAAGGAATACGCCGTGCTCGAAACCCTGGCCCGGCATCCGGGCATGGTGGTCACCCAGCAGCAACTGTTGCGCGATATCTGGGTCTGACCCACATCGAGCACAGCCACTACTTGCGCATCGTCATCGCCCATTTGCGGCAGAAGCTCGGGGACGATTCGGCAGCGCCGCAGTTGATCGTCACCGAGGCGGGAGTCGGCTACCGGCTGATCGCCTGATCGTCTGCCGCGCCTGTTGCCCACGGCGCCAACCCGATGGGCTCTGTTAGACTCGGCGCACAGCCCCCGCCGGAGACACCGATGCCCAAGGTCGGAATGCAACCGATCCGCCGCTCGCAGCTTATTGCGGCAACCCTCGAAGCCGTCGACCAGGTTGGCATGAGCGATGCCAGCATTGCCTACATCGCACGCCTGGCAGGTGTGTCGAACGGCATCATCAGCCACTACTTCCAGGACAAGAACGGTTTGCTGGAAGCGACCATGCGTCACCTGATGCAGGCGCTCAGCGAAGCCGTCCACGCGCGCTATCGGCTGCTGCGCGAAGACACCCCACAGGCGCGCCTGCGCGCGATCATCGACGGCAACTTCGACGAGACGCAGGTCAGCGGCCCGGCGATGAAGACCTGGCTGGCGTTCTGGGCCAGCAGCATGCATCAACCTTCCCTGCGGCGCCTGCAGCGGGTCAACGACCAGCGCCTGTACTCCAACCTGTGCGGCCAGTTCCGCCGCGTGCTGCCGCAACCTCAGGCCCGCGCCGCAGCCCGTGGCATGGCCGCACTGATCGACGGCCTGTGGCTGCGCGGCGCGCTGTCCGGGGAAGGCTTCGATACCCGCCAGGCGGCGCAGATCGCCTATGACTACCTAGACCTGCAATTGGCCAAGGCCGACGCCAGCCCCAGCTGATCGCCCGCAAGCGGGCTCCTACGCGGTAGCCATTGACCACCCAGCCGTTACCGCAGACAGGCACCTTCCTGGTAGAAGCTGGCTTGCCAGCGAAACGGTTGCAGCCGCAACCCATGCGTCAATCTTGCCACTGCTATCGCCGGCAAGCCGGCTCCTACGGCGGCCCTCGATAGCAGGCATAGTCTTCGGCCTGCGCATCAGAGATGCAGCGAATGATCCCTCCTGAAAAAGCGCCGACTCGTCGTATTCGGCTGGTTTCTCGTCGCCCGCAGGATTTTTATTGATTGATCGATCAATAAAAATAAAGTAGGCTGTTTTTTAACCAAATCGGCTGACATGTCTTTTCATCTCGTTCACGCCGATCCATCCGCCAGGGCACGAACAGCGCCTGGCCCGATCAGGAGAACGCCCCATGGCTCGATTCGAAGACCAGAAGCTCTACATAGGCGGCCAGTACGTCGACTCAAGCAGCGGCGCCACGTTGCAAAGCATCAACCCGGCCAATGGCGAGGTGCTGGCCAACATCGCGCGCGCCAGCCAGGACGACGTCGAACGTGCCGTCGTCAGTGCCGAGCAGGGCCAGAAAGTCTGGGCGGCGATGACCGCCATGCAGCGTTCACGCATCCTGCGTCGTGCCGTCGACATCCTCCGTGAGCGCAACGATGAGCTGGCCGAGCTGGAAACCCTCGACACCGGTAAACCGCTGAGTGAAACCCGCTACGTCGATATCGTTACCGGTGCCGATGTGCTCGAATATTACGCCGGCCTGATCCCAGCCATCGAGGGTGAACAAATCCCGCTGCGCGACACCAGCTTCGTCTATACCCGCCGCGAGCCGCTGGGCGTGGTCGCCGGTATCGGTGCGTGGAACTACCCGATCCAGATCGCCCTGTGGAAATCCGCTCCGGCCCTGGCCGCTGGCAACGCGATGATATTCAAGCCCAGCGAAGTCACTTCGCTGACCACCCTCAAGCTGGCGGAAATCTACAGCGAGGCTGGTCTGCCCGATGGCGTGTTCAACGTGCTGACCGGCAGCGGCAGCGAAGTGGGTCAGTGGCTCACCGAACACCCGCGCATCGAGAAGATTTCCTTCACCGGCGGCACGGTCACCGGCAAGAAGGTCATGGCCAGTGCCTCCAGCTCGTCGCTCAAGGAAGTGACCATGGAGCTGGGCGGCAAGTCGCCACTGATCATTTTCGAAGATGCGGATCTGGATCGCGCCGCCGACATCGCGCTGATGGCCAACTTCTACAGTTCCGGCCAGGTGTGCACCAACGGCACCCGGGTGTTCGTACCCCGCGCGCTGCAGGCACGCTTCGAGAGCAAGGTACTGGAGCGGGTCAAGCGCATCCGCCTGGGTAGCCCGCAGGATGACAACACCAACTTCGGCCCGCTGGTCAGCTTCGCCCACATGGAGCGCGTGCTCGGCTACATCGAGTCAGGCCGCCAGCAAGGCGCCCGCCTGCTGATCGGCGGCGAGCGGGTGACCACGGGTGAATATGCCAATGGCGCCTACGTGGCACCCACGGTGTTCACCGATTGCCGTGACGACATGACCATCGTGCGCGAGGAAATCTTCGGCCCGGTGATGAGCATCCTCATCTA
Coding sequences:
- a CDS encoding peroxiredoxin — encoded protein: MSIRLGDIAPDFEQDSSEGRIRFHEWLGSQWGILFSHPADFTPVCTTELGFTAKLKDEFAKRNLKAIALSVHPVDSHVKWIDDINETQNTAVNFPILADADRKVSELYDLIHPNANDTLTVRSLFVIDPNKKVRLTITYPASTGRNFNEILRVVDSLQLTDSHKVATPANWQDGDDVVIVPSLKDEDEIKQRFPKGYRAVKPYLRLTPQPNK
- a CDS encoding sugar O-acetyltransferase, with product MTLSEKHKMLIGELYLASDPELQAESAATIAWLARYNGNLGLSPAERTQVLAERLASIGRGVVVRSPFHCDYGFNLTLGDEVFINFNCVILDVVAVSIGDKTQIGPGVQILTADHPRAPAERESGLEFGRPVSIGRNVWIGAGALILPGVTVGDDALIGAGSVVTRDVPAGAKVAGNPARVLG
- a CDS encoding potassium transporter Kup yields the protein MSTTTRTSPIALLIGAVGIVYGDIGTSPLYALKEIFSPHYGVGLSQASVLGILSLIFWSLTLVVTVKYVMFILRADNGGEGGIMALTALAQRAAASYPRLRTVLIMLGLFGAALFYGDSMLTPAVSVLSAVEGVGLVVDGIDHWVVPVALLILVPLFLLQRHGTARIGYLFGPVMVIWFVVLGALGVHGIVQRPEVLLALNPYWALEFFIVNPLLGVTVMGAVVLTITGAEALYAGLGHFGRRPIVHAWLFLAFPGLILNYFGQGAVLLSDPDAVRNPFYLLAPSWALIPLIGLSTLATIIASQAVITGAFSVTRQAIQLGYVPRMQILHTSSAEQGQIYIPLINGFLLIGVVLLVIGFQSSSGLAGAYGVAVTGTMLCTTLLVSAVILLLWRWPKMLAVPLLAVFLLVDGVFFAANVPKILGGGAVPMIVGILLFGLMTTWKRGRQLVLERLDEHALVLRDFIASIALQPPHRVAGTAVFLTSRVDVVPHALLHNLLHNQVLHERVMLLTVLYEDRPRVPLAERFELDAYDQGFYRVRLRFGFLEAPDIPQALAQLSEKGLDCPPMRTTYFLSRETVIPSERIGMAMWRERLFAVLQKNAGSSLGFFRLPVNRVIELGTQVEI
- a CDS encoding OprD family porin, producing MNKSTLALAVTIATLAQQANAAGFIEDSTAKLDLRNFYYDLNTKNTADNTGEANEWGQGFIFNYQSGFTQGTVGVGVDVIGLYGLRLDSGGKNTKAGRDRTPGALFPLESDGSAANDYSKAGATAKFRLSKTELRVGTLQPKLPVVTFNDGRLLPQLFNGGQVISNEIDGLTLTAGQLEHTKTRSSTDDVGLRIGGAARPTGTPVGTPIADTNKFYFAGGDYKITKDLTAQYYYGNLDDFYKQHFLGLVHNLALPAGNLKSDLRYFNSGSDGKNGSLAGRNEGYRSSGYWAAGDTKSGEVDNQTWSALFTYSLSGHALSAGYQQVSGDSAFPFLNQGDGSSSYLITDRQIGKFASAGERTWLAEYGYDFGTVGVPGLKAVVTYLKGDNIDAADGDRKEWERDFRLDYAVQQGSLKGLGFSWRNASLRGNNATDADENRLIVSYSLPLL
- a CDS encoding class I SAM-dependent methyltransferase, with translation MPLDPDQLQQITSRTLAHYQASAEGFREGTRDHDVSQNIEALLRHIDTAAPLSILDFGCGPGRDLRTFAALGHRPVGLDGCPQFVAMARADSGCEAWQQDFLALDLPAERFDGIFANAVLFHIPSQELPRVLRELRASLKPGGVLFSSNPRGDNQEGWSGERYGAWYDLESWRQLLTGAGFDELEHYYRPAGLPREQQPWLASVWRRCDA
- a CDS encoding DNA polymerase II produces the protein MDLQQGFVLTRHWRDTPAGTQVEFWLSTDSGPRLVRLPPQTSVAFIPVEQRARAEALLAKEADFELRPLQLRDFHQRPVLGVYCRQQRPLIQLEQTLRQAGVDVYEADIRPPERYLMERFITAPVLFGGTPTQEGVLIDAQLKPAPDYRPQLKLVSLDIETTARGELYSIALEGCGQRQVYMLGPPNGDADVDFDLAYLDSRAELLEALNAWLERFDPDAIIGWNVVQFDLRVLHEHAQRLHVPLRLGRGGEVLNWREHGSKQHFFASAPGRLIIDGIEALRSATWSFQSFSLESVAQQLLGEGKAIDNPYQRMDEINRMFAEDKPALARYNLKDCELVTRIFAKTELLTFLLERATVTGLPVDRSGGSVAAFSHLYMPLMHRQGFVAPNQGERPPEASPGGFVMDSRPGLYESVLVLDYKSLYPSLIRTFLIDPVGLVEGLRQTEDEHSVPGFRGARFSRTRHCLPAIVERVWQGREAAKRAGNAPLSQALKIIMNAFYGVLGSSGCRFFDTRLASSITLRGHEVMRRTRELIEAEGHAVIYGDTDSTFVWLRSAHSESDAEQIGRGLVQRVNAWWREHLQTEFGLQSALELQFETHFSRFLMPTIRGMEEGSKKRYAGLIRQADGREEMVYKGLETVRSDWSPLARQFQQELYLRIFKRQPYQDYVRDYVQSTLDGEFDERLVYRKRLRRRLDDYQRNVPPHVRAARLADAHNDEQGRPRQYQSGGWISYVMSVAGPEPLELRRAPIDYGHYLSKQLQPVADAILPFVDDDFTALIGGQLELF